gaagatctgaaccacttcctgaaccagtcacgcggtacggccgggcagcgaggctttGGACATCATCAATGATGTCaatggtctaaaacgatacaagcctcgatacgcgcatcgcggaaaacttcctggattactcgacacacgctccgaagcctcggcacagcacgtaacatcactagtgcatggagtgcccgtggcgcggagaagattgtcctatcattctgccttgaattaattaaagaaaaaaaaaacggctctcggacgggagccggctcttatcgttcacttaaagagccggctctttgaaccggctcgttctcTACCAACTCATCTCCAGTTCCCCGGGTCCTGACAGCGCGGATCAGACAGACAACCGGCTGCGATCTCAACTGAACAAACACGTGTATTTCTTCTCTTCAAAGCAGCGCGACGAGTTTGAATCATGTCTGGTAGAGAAGGTGAGACTTGGTTTCATCTCCTGTTCATCATGGAATGTGTCTGACAGCGTGATTAAACTCAGCGCAGCGTCATTCATTAGCTAGCAGGCTAGCGGCTGCTAAAGAGCCCACGAGCCTCATGACGCTCCTCCTTCACCAGACTGCGTTCACTAATCACACATTCATGTTCTGTTGCTGTCACCGTGGACTAGATACACGAGAAAGACAATGTTTCAGGGTCATGTGTTAATCACTGCGGTCGTCTGGGACGTTCGGCGTGTAAATAGTCTTCCAGCGGCTGATTTAAACCCCATTATAGCTCTGTAGCTGGTGTTAGCCACAGACCCGCTACCGCAGCTGAGGTTGATCTGATACTGTGACGCTGTGTTGGTATAGCAGGCTTCTGTGTGCACGGTTGTATTGAAGAGTAGATCTTCAATGGATCACGGCCTTCTGGCCAAACCACAGCAAACCAAACCCTGTCTATCTCCAGATGAGCTGTTTATTGATCAGGCCAGACAGCCAATATaatatgtattgatttttttgtccACAGGAGGCAAAAAGAAACCACTGAAGGCTCCCAAGAAAGCGAACAAGGAAATGGATGATGTAAGTGTGCTCTGACTGTACCATTGTTTtcattatagatagatagatagatagatagatggtaactttattgatcccaagggaaattgaagtttccagcatcacagttcatcatcattcctcttcatcccctatgGGACATAAGGCTTCAATGAGCTCTCTCCATTGTATTCGGTCCTTGGCAGCATGTTGGGCCTCTCCCCATGACAGGTTCATCTTGTCCAGCTCCTGTGTCACAGTTCTGCGCCAGGTGGATTTGGGCCTCCAGGGTTTTCTTTTGCCTGGTGGTGTCCATCTTAAGGCGACTCTCGGGATCCGGTCCTGCTCCATTCTCAGCACATGGCCTAGCCATCTCAGACGTCTGTGTGTAATTTCCTTGATGATGCTACGGCTAccgttttttttgtacagttggtggttggagattttgtttggccaaaagaTCTGGCATATTCGTCTGAGGCATCCATTGTGAAAAACTTCCACTCTCCTCATATCACTTttgatcactcgccaactctctGAGCCATATAGCAGAACAGACTTGACATTGCTGTTGTACAAAAGCATCTTAGTTTTAAGGCTGTATTGCTTGGACCTCCAGATGGAACGGAGTTGGGAGAAGGCACCCTGAGCCTTTCCCAGCCttgttttaatgtctttctGCACTGCACTGTCTTTACTGATGAGGCTGCCCAGGTATGTGAACTCTTCCACAAACTCAAGTGGTGCCCCATTTACAAGAATGGGTGCTGCAGGGGTGGAGTTTtggagatgttgatgtttagtccAACCTGTCTGGCAAAGTTGTTGAGCCTGTCAGTTTTGGCCTGCATGTTCGAGTGGTTGGTTGTAAGGAGAGCGATATCATCTGCAAAGTCAAGATCTTCCAGCTGAGAGAACAGGGTCCACTGGATGCCTCTGGGTTTGTCTGCTGTGGTGTTTGTTGTGATCCAGTCTATGGTAACAAGGAAGAGGATGGGAGAGATGATGCACCCCTGTCTCACTCCGGACTGTACGGAAAACCTTTCAGAGATGGTATTGCCCATGATGACACTGCACTCAAAATGTTCATAGaatgtttttatgatttggaTGATTTTTGATGGAATTCCATAGGAGTGTAGTATCTTCCAGAGAGTGTTTCGGTGAACACTGTCGAAGGCCTTCCTGAAGTCTACAAAGTTGATATAAAGGGGTGTGTTCCATTCCAAGCACTGCTCAAGAATGTTTCGCAGAGCGAAGATCTGGTCCGCACATCCTCTTCCCTTCCTGAAACCCGCTTGCTCCTGTCTAAGCCTGGTGTCAATGGCTGTCTCCATCCTGTTAAGAAGGATTCTACAGAACACCTTGCTGGGAATTGATAGAAGGGTGATTCCTCGCCAGTTGTCGCAGTTTTTGGTATCGCCTTTCTTGGGAATTTTGACGATGAGACCTTTGGACCAGTCTTCAGGGATGGTGTCACTATTCCAGATGTTTTGGAAGAGGTCCGTCAGAACTCGTGTTGATGTGGGAATGTCTGCCTTCAGCATTTCAGCATGGATAGCGTCTATGCCACATGCCTTGCCACCCTTTAGGGTTAGGATGGCAGTTTTAACCTCTGCAGAGTCAGGGGGGCTGATGTTAATGTCCAGGATATTgtctgttgttgtgatgttagCTAGTTGTTCTGGCTCAGGGAGGTTGAGCACTTCCTGGAAGTGTTGGACCCATCTTGGAcccatcacagttccatagtgcaaaacatgttagtaaaaagacagtaaaaaagttagtagtgcaaagtataaaaaaatacaaggagatgaagaaaaaactgttaaaagtgaatatggtgcagagtaacagctgtgatacacgactattaaaaaaagaaaagtgactatagtgcagaagagactgttaaaaatgagtatagtgcatcaCTTAATCTATCcactgttttctttcttaacGCACATTTCTGTATTGTTATTTACACATTGCATATATTCTTTATACAATGAATATTTGTACATTCATTATCCGTTCATTTTGCATTCCGTTCTTTCTCCAGTTTTtatataaatttatttatttgtgactTACATAATTTTATCGTACATTTttagtatattttttttcattgtataTTTTGACCTTTATGCATCACAACACCAAGGCAAATTCCAACGTCCATGACAATAAATCTCTTTCTGATTTCTGATAGTTTAGTCTACATAACGTCATATATCACTATTTCTCAGAGCCCAAGGAGATGTCTTCGATTGTCAGCTGAGTATttgttgtaaaaataaaaaagccctGAAGCAACATTTCCTTTTTGTTGTTTCGTGTCTGGGAACCTGTGATACAGTTTTAATCTTTCTAGGAATAAAATTGCCAAATAGAGTCGTAAATAAATGTTAGCTGCAGCCCAGACTGAAGGGGAACATCAGCCAGAAGTGATATCATGGAAAGAGTTTAGTCAAAGGATTGTAAACtgactgtgtgtctgcaggatGAGGTTGCCTTCAAACAGAAGCAGAAGGACGACCAGAAGGCCATGGAAGCGCTGAAGACCAAAGCTTCAGGAAAAGGACCTCTAGGTAAGACCAGAAAAGCAGCCATGGTGTATAAGATGTGTACGAGACCCGTAAAGaaaaaaattcagattttttttcaattacatCTTAAAGAAGTATTTCACTGCTGGAAAGATGGTATTTTCATAAAACTAGACTGTCTAtgccaggggttctcaaccttctGTATCCTGAAGCCCACTTCTGATTGTTAgaaacatttccgaggaccaccttcccaaataaattacaaactgggcttcaacaacattttttcgtctaaaaaaactaaaaaacactcaactttgtgtcactgcatccgagacatatatgtctgtaaaggggagactcgtgggtacccattgaacccattttcattcacatatcttgaggtcaggggtcaagaGACCcgtctgaaaatggccatgccagtttttcctcaccaaaatttggtgtatatttggagcgttatttagtctccttcccgACAAAATGGCGAGACATGGTTgggaccaatggattctttaggttttttagtttcctatgataccggtagctttaaaactgagcctgctacaacctctgaaagatagaATAACCGCCGTCAgattttgaagaggttaatctaaccatttggcagGTCCTCCATGGCCCATTAGGtggcgctctgaggcccaccacTGGGCCCtggcccagtggttgagaatagctggtctATGCAGTAGcaatatttttgaaattggtgctACATGACCAGAGAAAAAGAGCTGAGATATTCCTTTTTGCCCAAAAGGTAGAAAACCTACAACACCCAGAATGCACTCAGCTGCCACTGACtagacatttttctttttttccttttttttaaagcaactaTATTTATAATAGGGCTtagacgattcacctatctcctgattcaatactatcttGATACTTGGCTGCCGATTCAATATGGGTTGCgatcgatattacgatttattgtgatttttgttaacttgtttaacactagaccacgggaaaaagtttaatcatacacctctagggacttttactttaaaaaatctctaaatgaatccagtaaaaatgtttgatggagggacatgtaatgttttatacttctggtgaatataatccaatcaatcttatttccatatatgtattttgtatatacagttccctttgttaacaccttattttgaaaaccggacgtagtcccacgtgtctacttcctctaacttctccaaggtggtctctagctctcccgtcagctccattctctttatccatccatggtcagctccatcggggccgtttcaatgcatttaacataaatgtcagtatctgggtgctctacagttgtagcgtcggcccatttgaccacggagatgagagcgacggccggctcgaccgtaCGTTACCGTTTCccgtccgtgacagagttagcatgcagctttagccgtgatgtctagctctgcttttcctgcaatgtgtgaaacccaaagtgtttccatactttactggatgtgtagtgtttaccacgctggatttaacatgtgagggtgcaggtcgtatccacgcagaccctccaacgttttatactttctggtttcggctcgctgcggtttgttttggttgacggatacggaacggatatgacgtcatgttactcagactacaacaataaaagcggtaacttccgtttacctccacagagactcaaatgaagcaaatatattgattttggcattaaataattaatttgaaaatcgtaaaaaaaacaattgcgATACACAGCTGAATCGATTTGTTTCCCATCCCTAATTTATAATGCATAGAAAAAAATACCCTGACAAACTCaaaaacaaagtgcaaaaaaaatgtGGTCATATTAGAGGTTTTCTGaagcatattatttattttatcttggCATTTTTTCCCTCCAGGCGGCAGCGGCATCAAGAAATCAGGCAAGAAGTAAGACAACGATGTTGGTCTGCTCCCCGGCTTCGCTTCATGTGTCTGAGGTGTGCGTTTGCTCGCTGAGAAGACCGTTTGTTTTGCCCTGTTACACATGAACCCCATCAAACTCCAAAACCTGCCCTGGTGTTGACATCCTCTAACCAGTGAACATGAATTGAATCATTTTGAGAATTTCAAGGACCAGGAATATCTGTTGCCCCGTTCACACATCATAACTCCTTAATGGCATATAATCAGGTTTCACTGTGATATAAGTTGTTAAAAATTtcactcagtcacacacacacactgactaaaAGCTTCAAACCTGCAGCTTGAAGTTCTGCAGCTttagaaaatggaaaatgattTCCACCGTATTTAGTTTTGTGTCCATGTGAGACTTTAACCATCAGAAACACAAATCACCCCAGGTCTTGTTTCTTCTTATTGTATTGTAAAGAGGGAGATACTAATAAAGTTTTTGTAATTACTGCTTGTCATTTCAATTCTTGGTTAGTTGAAAAGGAATCAGTCAAGAATCTCAACTATAAAACTAAAGTAACAGAAGTGATCAAGTTTCTCTTTTAAACCCCCGAGTTATTAATGATTTCAGACCTcattaaatcaataatttgcTTTGTTACAGTGTCTTTTAAGACCCAGACACACCTagccgacatcagagaactagcggcgatgaaggccgactttGTCACcttttgtcttggccgacaaatTGCATTTAAACGCACCGCAAAGATGACAGCCGACAGCCAGTTAGAACGTACGTTCACATGTGACACATTGACTCTCTTGACGAGAATTTTCAAGGAAACCAAACCTGTCAGACCACCACGTGTGGTTCGGGCCGAGAATCAAATCTGTTGAAGAATTAGTCCAAATGTCTGTCACAAATGAGCCAGTTATAATTTATTTCATCAACTTCATACCTTGATTCAGTCAAAAGTCAAAAACACTAACTGAAAAGGGTTCATCTTGATAAAAGCAGCAATCCAGGATGGAGTCTGAGGTACAGTGGTATGAATATCTGAAAAACGACAGCCTGTagatcacaatatagcatgttctctggtaattcaataaataaatagtcaacTATTGtctgtgtaaagatatagaggagaaatgtctacctgagtctatgaTATGAGAGCATCAATATATCATCAACTATTGACTATGTggaataaccacatggtaaagcctatgtTTGTATAGTCCTGTGTGAACTacatgacaaatgaaaagtattttctcattttaagaacttgagtgcaaaatgaacataacagttttacgTGAAATTATATAGAAAAAGCCTACATCACAATAGAAATGATATAGAGAAATACATATACGGTAGACATTTTTCTATCATTTTGACGGTATATGTCGTCATATTGCAGCTCAAGTATGAACCCGAAACGGTGAGCAGCTAGTGTCAACTTCATGGGTTAAGGTAGGATTGTATTGTTGTGATGAGTTTCATCTCCGCGGCTCATGTTGGCCATCTTCAGCCGGAGGATCTGGATCTCCAGGCTGAGTTTCTCCCTCTCCAACAGCAGGTTTCCTCTCTTCAGCTCCAGCAGATCCTCATCCACGACCACGGGCCGCGGCGGTACCGGCAGGTCCGGCAGGTCCAGGTCTGCagagaaaaaacacataatccacTGAATCCTGCAGCTACATCAGCACGGGTTAGGGAGGCTGGAGGAGGTCAACATCTTGGGGAAATGATTCACTTTCTGGCAGAGAAataagaagatcaataccactctcttTAAATTTGTAAAACACAAGGCTATAGGGAATGTGTCGTCATCAACAGCAAGAGTGCCATCCGATGGCTGTTTACTGCAAGTGTCAAAAACAAGTGCTAAACTCACAAagttatgggtttcattttgcaagatacggtagattaaatatgcagtattaGCTGATGTTTTATTAGTAAGCTgttagcataacattagctagTTTATCTTTGATCGGATGATTGTGTAGTTGGtatttggcttgtagatcttaaTGTCATATACCTACCCGTTTGTAAACTGGACATTGGCACTGCCCAGGCCATATTGCCGGGCCCGcttggagggaagggaggcactgGAGAATTGGAACAGGACTGCGCttggcagactgtcagaccatgctgcagtaaaatgagaggttttctaaagggactctggtgctctgAAACACTACCGCTCTTGTCCGTAGGCCGGGAtcgccaaaatcaacactaaatgacaataaaatataaatgaagaACTTGATTCATGACTTCATTACATTACTGGAACCTTCATCTAAAACAAATTACACCCTGCATTCAAATTAGCCTGTTAACATGTCACACAGAACTGCAAATGCAACCCTCCTACAGGTGTAGAGATACAGGATGCCTGCAGAACGTAAATACATGAACACTAAGTCTCGCCAGAGTTTTACACAAGACGGATCCTTTCTAGCAATAACCGTGAAACAGCTAGCTTGGCTCTGTCCAACAGGAACTGCCGAACTGTTTCTTGGCCAGGAACGATTGCCAGTCAACCAGTGAGGCGAGTGTCATGATTGATGACCAGCTAACCTTTAAGGTTCACGTGGCCACAATTGCTCAGTCGTGTCGTTTTACCCTGTACAACATCAGGAAGATCAGACCCTACCTGCATGCCACACAACTCCTGGTACAGGCTCTTGTAATATCACACATTGACTACTGCAACTCCCTACTGGCAGGCCTCCCTGCATGCACATTCAATCCTCTGCAGATGATCCAGAACGCAGCAGCACGACTGGTCTTCAAACAACCCAAAACAGCACACGTCATTCCGCTGTTCATATCCCTCCCAGGTGCCGCTCGCATCAAATTCAAAACCCTGTTGCTCGCttacaaaacagcaacaaaaacggctccctcatccaggtctacactccctcccgccTACTATGCTCAGCCTGGTACTCCCATCACAGCAGGGCCCTAAGTCGCTAGTTAGACTCTTCTCCTCTAGTCCCCCCGGTGGTGGAATGAGTTACCGAACTCTATTCGATCCGCAGAGTCCCTTTCCACCTTTAAGAAACAGCTTAATACCCAACAGCTCTTCAATGAACACCTCCTCACCTAATGACATTGTTGATATTGaggatgttgatgatgttgatgatgttgaaTAGGATATTCATGATGATGGTGATATTGATGacattgttgatgttgttaatgaggatgatgacaaaaaaaaaatctgcttctATCCACCCTGTGCGTTGCCTCTGTGCACTGCCCGTCGGTACCTGTGTCCGATTggacttgaagctgttgttggctCTAACTcacgttgttccctcctatctagatcgtTAGTTGTGTCGTAAGAACACTCAGATGTccgtcgctttggacaaaagtgtCTTCTAAATGAAATAGTAGAATtgtaaacctaacttcctgtgaaaatggaagtttattttgaaaggacattaTGTATGActcatgtaacgagcgtatactgacacgctgtccctggtctgtccaaaaaaacaaacgcTAGAGGGGTACTTGTACTGTAAATTACCAAGGTGTATTGgtgtatttgtattattgtattgtgGTAGGCTATGTGTATTGTATGATGtgtattttcttgtattttCATATTTGTAGTGTATTGTAGTTTTATCATATAGAAAGCTGTATATTTTAATTACACTGTACATGTAAAAGCCCAACTAGGGAGAAGAGTTGAACATTAGCTATAAACTCTCTGTGCAGCACATCAGTTTCATGCCCTGTATTGGAACGATGTTAAATTGCATCGTCACAAAATACCCCGTGTGCCGGTCTCCGTTGCCGAGGGGCGCCGACCAAACGGTGATATTTGGcgtgttgggagtgagaatgtgttggttgtTCATATAtaattcatagcctgatttatacaacttTTTATTCCGAAAAACATGGAGAAAATTGATTTTTAAGGGCGTCGTCACACCCTAATTATCCAAGATTGGAAACGCACCTAGCTGCTCTCACTTGTTAATCAGGAGTCAGTCAACAGGGGATCTGAATCACCTCCAATCAACTAAGAGGAACTGAGACATTCAGCTAAAATGACATGACAGCAAGTACCAAAGAATGATGGACTGCTACACTCATTTAGCATGAACAAAActgtgattttattatttatagtagtagtagtagcagtagtacatgatcataataataataagtatgtatgtatatttgtgCCGGTTACCATCCTCTTCACGTGCTGTGTTCGTCGTGGACTTCAGCTCCACCTCCACGGGGTAATGGTCGCTCACGTCcagagtctgaaaaataaacagttatttattaattgacaGTATGTCAACCGTCGGCTATAATGCTGGATGAATGTGAACCAAGTCGTGACAAAATCAAACCAGGGGTGAAAGTTTCTGGACATTTTCATGCTGAATTATGTGATATTATAAACTGATCTAATTCCAGACTTTAAGGCTCTTCACAACAGCACAATAATTAGTTAGTGAAATTAAAAGCTCAAAATAACAACAGACCTGCTCGTCACTGAGTCCATATGCCTTCTGGAAGTTGAAGGGTTTGGCAGAGTTTGGTACGACAGCCTGGAGCATGTCGTCTCCGTAAACTACTATCCTGAACggagacatacagacagacatgcaCAGTCTGTTGAGTTGTTCTCACTGATTCACTTTACTGTACT
This portion of the Sebastes fasciatus isolate fSebFas1 chromosome 1, fSebFas1.pri, whole genome shotgun sequence genome encodes:
- the tma7 gene encoding translation machinery-associated protein 7, with amino-acid sequence MSGREGGKKKPLKAPKKANKEMDDDEVAFKQKQKDDQKAMEALKTKASGKGPLGGSGIKKSGKK